TAATGTCCTGGAAACTGTTACTTTTCCACTTTCCAGGGGTTGTCGTAAAGATTCTAAAGCTGAACGATTAAATTCAGGCAGCTCATCTAAAAATAAAACCCCATTATGTGCCATACTGATTTCTCCGGGCTTAGGGATTCTACCACCTCCAATAAGTCCTATATTGCTGATAGTATGGTGTGGTGACCTGAAAGGCCTGTTAGTAACTATTGGTAAGTCATGTTTAGGTAAGTTTGAAACACTATATAATCGCGTTATTTCTATTGATTCTTCCAAAGTTAAAGATGGTAGAATTGTTGGAATTCTTTTTGCTAACATTGTTTTTCCGGAACCTGGAGGACCAATCATTATTACATTGTGGCTTCCAGCTGCAGCTACCTCTAATGCTCTTTTTGCATGATTTTGACCCTTAACATCAGAAAAATCAACCTGATAATTATTAACATTTTTCATTAACTCATATTTATCTATGCTCATTGGTATAATATTGATCTCATTATTAAGGAACCTTGCTATTTCTCTTAAGCCGGAAACAGGTATAATATTAATACCATCCACTATGCTGGCTTCTCTGGCGTTTTCCCTGGGAACAATTAAATTCTTTATTCCTTTTTTTCTTGCCATTAAGGCAATTGATAACATGCCACTAACTGGTCTTATTTGACCGTTAAGAGAAAGTTCTCCTATTATTATAAAATCATTATTATGAGTGGCGAAATCTATTTGCCTATTGGCTGATAATATTCCAACAGCGATAGGTAAATCTAGAGCGGGCCCCTCTTTCTTTACATTGGCGGGGGCAAGATTTACAGTTATTCGTTGCATTGGAAATTGAAATTCTGTATTTTTTATAGCAGATCTTACTCTTTCCCTTGATTCCTGAACTGCTGTATCAGGTAAACCAACAATATTAAAGGAAGGAAGACCATTTGAAACATCTATTTCAACTTCAACTATAAAAGCATCAACTCCAAAAAGGGCAGCACTAAGAAGTTTTGCAATCACTGGAACACCTACAATCCTTATAAATATTATTAGTTAAAAGCATTTCTTATATGCCGAAATTCTTTCAATATATTCTCTTTAAAGTATATCGAAATAACATCAAAACGGTATATTTTATTCTTTAATTGTCTTTTCTGTATAAAATATTCAGCTACTCTTCTTATTTTATTCTTTTTCTTTAATGTAATAGCCTCTTCCGGGAGTCCGTATTTTTTAGATTTTCTGCTTTTTACTTCGATAAAGCATATACAATTTTTCTTTTCGGCAATAATATCAATCTCTCCAAAGAGTACTTTAAAATTTTTTTCTAAAATATTGTATCCATTTTTAACTAAAAAGTCACATGCGATATTTTCCCCTTTTTCTCCAACATTATTCATTTCTATTCCATCTTTGTATGTCTTTAATTCTTGTCAAACAAAAGTAAATTGTTTTTTCCACTTAAAACACTTTTAAAGGTTTTCCGGTGAATGGGACAGATGCCATACTCCTTTATTGCAATTATGTGTCTTTTTGTTCCATACCCTGAATTTTTGTTAAATTGATATTCTGGATACTTTTTGTGCATATCCTGCATAATCTTATCACGATAAACCTTGGCTACAACAGAAGCTGCAGCAATTGATATACTACTGTCCTCGCCTTTTATAATATTATTTTGCTCTATTCTAATATATGGTATTTTGAAGGCATCTACTAGAATATAATCGGGTGTTTTTTCCAGACCAATAATAGCTCTTTTCATTGCCAAAAAAGTAGCCTGAGCAATGTTTATTTTTTCAATAATTTCCGACTCAACAATCCCAATTCCAACACTGCTTGATTTATCTATAATTAATTGAAAAAGAGTTTCTCTTTTTTTTCTGGATAATTTTTTTGAATCTTTTAAAAAAGCAATAAAAAATTCTTCAATATTTTTAATAACAACTGCAGCAGCAACAACTGGACCCGCCAAAGATCCACGGCCTACTTCATCGATTCCAGCAATAAATTTATATCCTTTAGAAAGACACCTCTTCTCATAAATTTTTAAACTTTCAATTCTTTTTCTCTCTTGAAAGAGGATCCTAATATTATTCCTTAAATGATATATTTTGTTTGTATAATGTTTTTTATTCAATTTACTTAAAAATATTTTGCCCTGATTAAATTTTTTCTAAGCCATTAATCCCTTTTGTCCAACTCTATTCCTTAAGTAGTATAGTTTTGCTTTTCTGGCAGAGCCTCTTTTTATAAGTTCGATTTTTTCAATATTTGGAGAATTTAATGGAAATATTTTTTCTACCCCTATTCCCTTGGTAACTTTTCTTACTGTTATTGTTTCACGACTTCCACCATGCTTGCGAGCAATTAATATACCTCTAAATATCTGTATTCTCTTTCTATCCCCTTCGATAATCTTTTGGTGAACTTCTATTAAATCACCGGTATTCATATCAAAGGTTTCTTTTTTTAATTGTGCATTTTCGATATCTTTTATAAAATCCATTATTGTTTCCCTTTCTTTTCGTTTTTGTCTGTTTTTAACTCATTTAATATTCTTATTTCTTCCTTAGTAAATTTTCTATTTATTAATAAATCAGGCCTTTTTTTTATAGTTTCAATTAAAGATTGTTTTTTTCTCCATTTATCGATTTTTTCATGATCTCCAGATAATAAAATATCAGGTACCTCATATCCCATATATTTTTCAGGCCTTGTAAAATGAGGGTAATCAAGCAAACCATTATAGAAAGAATCATTAACCATTGATTCTTCTTTTCCCAATACACCTGGTATCATACGAACTAAAACATCAACCATTACCATTACAGGGATCTCTCCCCCGGTAGTCACATAATCACCAATGGATACTTCTTCTGCTTTAAGAATATGACGAACTCGTTCGTCAATTCCTTCATATCTTCCACATATAAATATTATCTCTTTTTCTTCTAATAATTTCTTTGCCATATCTTGATTAAATACTTTTCCCTGTGCCGATGTAAGAATAATTTTTCCACTGGTTTGCTTATTTTTTTTTGCCTTAATAGACTCTATCGCTTCAACAATCGGACCAGGTTTTAAGACCATTCCAGGACCTCCGCCATAAGAGTAATCATCAACGCTTCTATGCTTATCCTTGGTAAAGCTCCTGATATCTATAATACTAATATTAACTAATTTTTTTTGTAATGCCCTTTTGATAATGCTCTCTGAAAATGGTGATAAAAACATTTCAGGGAAAATTGTCAATATGCTTATTTTCATAATATTCTGCGCTTCTTTCTTATATGATCGCGGAAAAATATTATTCAACAATTTTAATAATTGTCTTTTTCTCACTTGTAATTGTAGCTGCTTTTAATATAGTTCGGATAGCTTTAATAACTTTTCCCTGTTTTCCAATAACTTTACCTATATCGGAGGGATCAACGCTGATTTCCAAAATATTCATACTTTCTTCGCTAACTTCTTTTATTTTTACTTGCTCTGGAAAACCTGTTATTGATTTTAATAAAAACTCAACAGTGTCCTTCAAAATATTATTCCCTCAAATTATTTTTGTTAATAATACTTTATTTTTCTAATATACCATTTTTCTTGAAAAGTGATTCGACTGTTTTAGTCATTTCAGCCCCTTGTTCCAGCCATTTTAAACTTTCTTCTTTATCCACCTTGAAGGTATAAGGTTCATTTGTTGGCTGGTAATAACCTAACATTTTTATAAATCTTCCGTCTCTCGGTTTACGTGAATCAATTACAACAATTTTATAGGAAGGATTTTTCTTAGCGCCTTCTCTTCTTAATTTTATTTTTGCTGACATATATTTCCTCCGTGTATATTTTTTTAAATATTTTTTAATTTGTACATTTTTATAATTATTTTACCTGATAAATGAAGCAAAATTTTGCTTGCCTGGTCCATGTTTAAGCATTTTTTTCATTTTAAAGAATTGCTTTAATAATCGATTTACATCGCTAACGACTGTACCGCTCCCTCTTGCAATTCTTCTTCTTCGACTTCCATTAATAATATCCGGGTCACTTTTTTCCTTTTTAGTCATTGAACATATAATTGCTTCAACTTTACCTAATTCCTTTTCACTGTCATTTAAATTACTGCTTAATATTTTGGAAAAACCATGACTTTGCATTGGCAGCATATCAAATATTTTGTCTAGTGAACCCATATTTTTTATTCTTTTTAATTGTTCATAAAAATCATTTAAATCAAATTGCTCTCTAAATTCCTTTTTGCTTAATTTTTTTAATTCATTATGGTCATAATTTGCCTCTATCTTTTCTATTAAGCTTATAGTATCACCCATGCCTAAAATTCTTGAAGACATTCTATCTGGATAAAATGCTTCCAGATCAGTGATCTTTTCTCCAACTCCTATATATTTGATAGGCAAAGAAGTTATGCTTTTAATCGAAAGAGTTACTCCTCCTC
The Atribacterota bacterium DNA segment above includes these coding regions:
- a CDS encoding YifB family Mg chelatase-like AAA ATPase, whose amino-acid sequence is MIAKLLSAALFGVDAFIVEVEIDVSNGLPSFNIVGLPDTAVQESRERVRSAIKNTEFQFPMQRITVNLAPANVKKEGPALDLPIAVGILSANRQIDFATHNNDFIIIGELSLNGQIRPVSGMLSIALMARKKGIKNLIVPRENAREASIVDGINIIPVSGLREIARFLNNEINIIPMSIDKYELMKNVNNYQVDFSDVKGQNHAKRALEVAAAGSHNVIMIGPPGSGKTMLAKRIPTILPSLTLEESIEITRLYSVSNLPKHDLPIVTNRPFRSPHHTISNIGLIGGGRIPKPGEISMAHNGVLFLDELPEFNRSALESLRQPLESGKVTVSRTLRSVTYLSHFMLIAAANPCPCGFFGDPVKQCTCTSQQIRKYKSKISGPLLDRIDIQIEVPRLDYRELANRNVDNENSTAIRNRVEKARIIQQKRFKDIPIFGNSQMKRKEIEKYCKLPEEGWNLLNKAMDKLKLSARAYDKILKLSRTIADLSFSEEINISHLSEAIQYRSMDREDLI
- a CDS encoding YraN family protein, which translates into the protein MNNVGEKGENIACDFLVKNGYNILEKNFKVLFGEIDIIAEKKNCICFIEVKSRKSKKYGLPEEAITLKKKNKIRRVAEYFIQKRQLKNKIYRFDVISIYFKENILKEFRHIRNAFN
- a CDS encoding ribonuclease HII → MNKKHYTNKIYHLRNNIRILFQERKRIESLKIYEKRCLSKGYKFIAGIDEVGRGSLAGPVVAAAVVIKNIEEFFIAFLKDSKKLSRKKRETLFQLIIDKSSSVGIGIVESEIIEKINIAQATFLAMKRAIIGLEKTPDYILVDAFKIPYIRIEQNNIIKGEDSSISIAAASVVAKVYRDKIMQDMHKKYPEYQFNKNSGYGTKRHIIAIKEYGICPIHRKTFKSVLSGKNNLLLFDKN
- the rplS gene encoding 50S ribosomal protein L19; amino-acid sequence: MDFIKDIENAQLKKETFDMNTGDLIEVHQKIIEGDRKRIQIFRGILIARKHGGSRETITVRKVTKGIGVEKIFPLNSPNIEKIELIKRGSARKAKLYYLRNRVGQKGLMA
- the trmD gene encoding tRNA (guanosine(37)-N1)-methyltransferase TrmD, translating into MKISILTIFPEMFLSPFSESIIKRALQKKLVNISIIDIRSFTKDKHRSVDDYSYGGGPGMVLKPGPIVEAIESIKAKKNKQTSGKIILTSAQGKVFNQDMAKKLLEEKEIIFICGRYEGIDERVRHILKAEEVSIGDYVTTGGEIPVMVMVDVLVRMIPGVLGKEESMVNDSFYNGLLDYPHFTRPEKYMGYEVPDILLSGDHEKIDKWRKKQSLIETIKKRPDLLINRKFTKEEIRILNELKTDKNEKKGKQ
- a CDS encoding KH domain-containing protein, with the protein product MKDTVEFLLKSITGFPEQVKIKEVSEESMNILEISVDPSDIGKVIGKQGKVIKAIRTILKAATITSEKKTIIKIVE
- the rpsP gene encoding 30S ribosomal protein S16, whose translation is MSAKIKLRREGAKKNPSYKIVVIDSRKPRDGRFIKMLGYYQPTNEPYTFKVDKEESLKWLEQGAEMTKTVESLFKKNGILEK